The following are encoded together in the Bradyrhizobium algeriense genome:
- a CDS encoding helix-turn-helix transcriptional regulator: MGNDMHLSTDPTDPQKQEIYALWDQLADFSVGDADAALTHLMSALRTMLSARNVLWGVVVRLPSPKRADPLLGWRPRLVRVLDPMPAVAASVQKQYDTLWSDHVDLSQILSMSGDEPFRVRLLFETLPPEWFDGEHYRRHYLDVGFADSISVRVALNHDVRIRFFVFRDAQAPRFSAQDGQRLGLVMRGLRWFHRQQLLSHGLLIANAPLTPAERRVLLALLDGHMEKEIAQRLDQSPNTTHFHVKSIYGKFGVRNRSTLAALWLGKLQ, from the coding sequence GATCCGCAAAAACAAGAAATCTACGCACTCTGGGATCAACTGGCCGACTTCTCAGTCGGCGACGCCGACGCCGCGCTGACACACCTGATGTCCGCGCTGCGCACCATGTTGTCGGCACGCAATGTACTATGGGGTGTGGTCGTGCGATTGCCTTCGCCGAAGCGAGCCGATCCCTTGCTCGGCTGGCGTCCGCGCCTCGTCCGGGTGCTGGATCCGATGCCGGCGGTGGCAGCATCGGTGCAAAAGCAGTACGATACGCTCTGGTCTGACCACGTCGACCTGTCTCAGATCCTTTCCATGTCGGGAGATGAGCCGTTCCGTGTCCGCCTGCTGTTCGAAACGCTGCCGCCGGAATGGTTCGACGGCGAGCACTATCGGCGGCACTATTTGGACGTCGGCTTCGCCGACAGCATTTCCGTACGCGTTGCGCTCAATCATGACGTGAGGATTCGCTTTTTCGTATTTCGCGATGCGCAGGCACCCCGCTTCTCGGCGCAGGACGGCCAGCGTCTGGGCCTCGTGATGCGCGGGTTGAGATGGTTTCACCGTCAACAATTGCTCAGCCATGGTCTGCTCATCGCCAACGCGCCCCTGACACCCGCTGAACGCCGGGTGTTGCTCGCACTGCTCGATGGGCACATGGAAAAGGAGATCGCACAGAGGCTCGATCAAAGTCCGAACACCACGCACTTCCACGTCAAGTCGATCTACGGCAAGTTCGGCGTACGAAATCGCTCGACGCTCGCTGCGCTGTGGCTCGGAAAGCTGCAATGA
- the gspD gene encoding type II secretion system secretin GspD, which yields MASGQPVSLEQSYAHDGGPTGAVPLPSPSSPAVAVMDGGSGSMIGGTYSKRKTAGADGNVVLNLASVPLQQAAKTVLGDMIGVNYVVDPRVDGVISVQTTRPVSKAEAMEMFQTALVPIGAVLVQSRGTYRIAPADQAATGVIATGDGPAESAIAGNGIRVVSLKYVSATEVARVLEPMVPKGAIVQADDARNILALKGSPAEIESMLDSISVFDVDVMKGMSFAVVPVKTPQPEKMVDELKAIFAAEKEGPLKGRVRFIANTRLGAILVVTSQPSYLPRAQTWIRRLDAKAAGSERQLHVYQVQNRPVAELASVLQSMFANEMKVMKPPTRSVSPRSKQASFSGSSAKSLGPGGATPDIDQGAGIGLRGVSPGNDLQSLQRALNNEPEALTPDSMEPSSSSSSSNGVGGEPPLKIVADETKNSLLIMANDRDYQRVLRVIQGLDVVASQVLIEAVIAEVTLNDKLQYGVQWQLSKKGTPTASFSNALTGGVASVFPGFNYAVNAASIASTLSALNAITRVNVISTPSLMVLDNKTARLQIGDQVPITTQTATSTVTAQTAIVNSITMQDTGVILSVTPRINESGRVQLEIEQEVSAVVKTTSSGIDSPTIQQRRVKTTVVVNDGEVLALGGMIQEQAHKTSNQIPLLGDIPGLGAAFSNRGDQVQKTELVILITPKVVRDGTESRLVTEEYRRKMHVYMPHTTSRERTPANTMQRIISQ from the coding sequence GGGCGCCGTGCCGCTTCCGTCCCCCTCATCGCCGGCCGTTGCCGTCATGGACGGCGGCAGCGGCAGCATGATCGGCGGGACGTATTCGAAGCGGAAGACCGCCGGCGCTGACGGGAACGTGGTTCTCAATCTGGCGAGCGTTCCCCTGCAGCAGGCCGCCAAGACTGTTCTTGGCGACATGATCGGCGTGAACTACGTCGTCGACCCTCGCGTCGACGGCGTCATTTCGGTGCAAACCACGCGTCCGGTCAGCAAGGCCGAGGCGATGGAGATGTTCCAGACCGCGCTGGTGCCGATCGGCGCGGTGCTCGTGCAAAGCCGCGGCACTTACCGGATTGCGCCGGCCGACCAGGCCGCCACCGGCGTGATTGCGACCGGCGATGGTCCGGCCGAGAGCGCGATCGCCGGCAACGGCATTCGCGTGGTTTCCCTGAAATACGTTTCCGCCACCGAAGTCGCCCGCGTGCTGGAGCCGATGGTGCCGAAAGGCGCCATCGTGCAGGCCGACGATGCGCGCAACATTCTCGCGCTCAAGGGTTCGCCGGCGGAAATCGAAAGCATGCTCGACTCGATTTCGGTGTTCGATGTCGATGTCATGAAGGGCATGTCGTTTGCCGTCGTTCCGGTGAAAACGCCCCAGCCGGAGAAAATGGTCGACGAATTAAAGGCGATATTCGCGGCCGAGAAAGAGGGGCCGCTCAAGGGCCGTGTCAGGTTCATCGCAAACACGCGGCTTGGCGCCATTCTGGTCGTGACCTCGCAGCCGAGCTATTTGCCGAGGGCGCAGACCTGGATCAGACGGCTCGACGCCAAGGCGGCCGGCTCCGAGCGTCAGCTTCACGTCTATCAGGTGCAGAACCGGCCCGTGGCGGAGCTCGCAAGCGTACTGCAGTCGATGTTTGCGAACGAGATGAAAGTGATGAAACCGCCGACGCGCAGCGTTTCGCCGCGATCGAAGCAGGCAAGCTTCTCCGGTAGCTCGGCAAAGTCGCTCGGCCCCGGTGGCGCGACGCCGGATATCGATCAGGGCGCGGGGATCGGGCTTCGCGGTGTCAGCCCCGGCAACGATCTGCAAAGCCTGCAGCGCGCGCTGAACAACGAGCCGGAAGCATTGACGCCGGATTCGATGGAGCCGTCTTCGTCGTCTTCGTCGTCCAATGGGGTGGGCGGTGAACCACCGCTCAAGATCGTTGCCGACGAGACGAAAAACTCGCTCCTCATCATGGCCAATGACCGCGACTACCAGCGCGTGCTTCGCGTCATCCAGGGGCTCGATGTCGTCGCCAGCCAGGTCCTGATCGAAGCCGTCATCGCGGAGGTGACGCTTAACGACAAGCTGCAATACGGCGTGCAGTGGCAGCTTTCGAAGAAGGGCACGCCGACCGCCTCATTCTCGAACGCCCTGACCGGCGGCGTTGCTTCCGTCTTTCCCGGGTTCAACTATGCCGTCAACGCAGCCAGCATAGCGTCGACGCTCAGCGCATTGAACGCGATTACACGCGTCAACGTCATTTCGACACCTTCGCTGATGGTGCTCGACAACAAGACGGCCAGGCTGCAGATCGGCGATCAGGTGCCGATCACCACGCAGACCGCCACCAGCACCGTGACGGCCCAAACGGCGATCGTCAATTCGATCACCATGCAGGACACCGGTGTGATCCTTTCGGTGACGCCGCGCATCAACGAAAGCGGCAGGGTGCAGCTAGAGATCGAGCAGGAAGTCAGCGCCGTGGTGAAAACCACCTCATCCGGGATCGACTCGCCGACCATCCAGCAGCGGCGCGTGAAGACCACCGTCGTCGTCAATGACGGCGAGGTGCTGGCGCTCGGCGGCATGATCCAGGAGCAGGCCCACAAGACCAGCAACCAGATTCCGCTGCTCGGCGACATACCCGGGCTTGGCGCGGCGTTCTCCAACCGGGGCGACCAGGTTCAGAAGACCGAGCTCGTCATCCTGATCACGCCCAAGGTTGTCCGCGACGGCACGGAGAGCCGTCTCGTCACGGAAGAGTACCGGCGCAAGATGCATGTCTACATGCCACACACGACGTCGCGCGAGCGTACGCCGGCCAACACCATGCAGCGGATCATTTCACAGTGA